Proteins from a single region of Streptomyces sp. TN58:
- a CDS encoding VOC family protein gives MERVLGIGGYFLRAADPAALTAWYRDCLGLDADDLWHQENGPTVFAAFESGTDYFGTRAQQTMLNFRVPDLEAMLVQLRAQGADVAAETQDMDGVGRFGWVTDPEGNRVELWQPA, from the coding sequence ATGGAACGTGTGCTCGGAATCGGCGGCTACTTCCTGCGTGCCGCCGACCCGGCGGCCCTGACCGCCTGGTACCGCGACTGCCTGGGCCTCGACGCCGACGACCTGTGGCACCAGGAGAACGGGCCGACGGTCTTTGCCGCCTTCGAGTCCGGGACCGACTACTTCGGCACCCGCGCCCAGCAGACCATGCTCAACTTCCGGGTACCGGACCTGGAGGCGATGCTCGTTCAACTGCGCGCCCAGGGCGCCGACGTGGCGGCCGAAACCCAGGACATGGACGGCGTGGGCCGCTTCGGCTGGGTCACCGACCCCGAAGGCAACCGCGTCGAACTGTGGCAGCCCGCCTGA
- a CDS encoding class F sortase — translation MKQDPAAPATASPSAERPGRRTARRTVRPLAAAAFAAILLAGCGGQDAAKPPAPPGQAGQAAPAGGDAPASADGSQSGTGTEAGGAGAGAGAGSGRAEKALARSEPQKISIPSLNLTSSLETLRQNADGTMQTPKDPALAGWYEPGPTPGSQGPAVIAGHVTWNGAAAVFEKLKTMKGGDTIKVTRKDGKTVTFKVDRVSEYPKAEFPTLEVYKNLDHAGLRLVTCGGDFDPKKHYYDSNVVVFARMADAA, via the coding sequence GTGAAGCAGGACCCCGCCGCACCCGCCACGGCCAGCCCGTCGGCCGAGCGGCCCGGCCGCCGTACCGCGCGCCGCACCGTACGCCCGCTGGCAGCCGCGGCCTTTGCCGCCATCCTCCTCGCGGGGTGCGGCGGCCAGGACGCGGCCAAGCCGCCCGCCCCGCCGGGGCAGGCCGGGCAGGCCGCCCCCGCCGGCGGTGACGCCCCGGCGTCCGCGGACGGATCGCAGAGCGGTACGGGCACGGAAGCGGGCGGCGCGGGCGCCGGTGCGGGCGCCGGTTCGGGCCGGGCCGAGAAGGCCCTCGCCCGGTCGGAGCCGCAGAAGATCTCGATCCCCTCCCTGAACCTGACCAGCTCCCTGGAGACGCTGCGGCAGAACGCGGACGGGACCATGCAGACCCCGAAGGACCCCGCGCTCGCGGGCTGGTACGAGCCGGGCCCCACGCCCGGCTCCCAAGGGCCGGCCGTGATCGCAGGACACGTCACGTGGAACGGAGCAGCAGCGGTGTTCGAGAAGCTCAAGACGATGAAGGGCGGAGACACCATCAAGGTGACCCGCAAGGACGGCAAGACGGTCACCTTCAAGGTGGACCGGGTCAGCGAGTACCCGAAGGCCGAGTTCCCCACGCTGGAGGTCTACAAGAACCTCGACCACGCGGGCCTGCGCCTGGTGACCTGCGGCGGGGACTTCGACCCGAAGAAGCACTACTACGACAGCAACGTGGTGGTCTTCGCCCGCATGGCGGACGCCGCGTAG
- a CDS encoding molybdopterin-dependent oxidoreductase, translating into MEFEVNGARRTVDVDGDPAAVEVVRDRLGLTGTKLVCAGGVCGACTIQVDGVPRVSCLTPAARLAGRRVTTVEGLADHPMARAFAGEDALQCGYCTPGFVVEAAAFHDRWRAEHGPTRPGREQIAGALAGHLCRCGAYEGILRAVAAACAGDYDTAPAGSQAPAVPRTEAPEKAGGSARYTTDLYPDGLLEGLIIRSPHAHAHVRSLEAGDLPFVPLLPPDGVVRYVGQPVAAVAAPGRAAARAAAARVTVDYEVLPAALDAGLARTGEGPLVYEDKAARKRAPGAGETPQLVPARWRGNLRGPSAMSKRPATAVRRIREARTNSPERVVEGVFTTAAQTHTPLEPHACLAHWADGTLHLQVSTQSVQRVAELAAERFGLPPERVVARAVHVGGGFGCKMGLTPDVVAAAELARLHGAPVRVVLDRDEELTDGGYRPGTRIRLAMAADAAGELSALAMDADHDGGVSVGGSVAALARFMYGKAPRRLRDFDTVTHRPPGAPFRGPGGPTLCWALEQAVDEMARRLGQDPIALRRRWDGNPKRHALYERAAALPVWSGPRGGTGRFRRGVGVAAGNWLYFLDPVTEVELTVDDGTVVARCAVQDMGTGSRTVLRRAVADALGLSQTRVRAEIGHSDAVHGPVSGGSRTTPSLVPAALDAAARLRDALGGSDVAARLDAAHGVRVTGRRPRDRRGFVTPFAVGGFAVGRGFTGSVQVAEVEVDTRLGRIRPLSVWSGIAAGRIHEDRLARGQCEGAVIQGIGYALYEERRADPVTGRVLTENLEDYRIPGIGDTPEITVHFHQEGFEHVPGRGVGLGEIATLPTAACLANAVRDATGWRPYDMPIRPDRLLEGLRT; encoded by the coding sequence GTGGAGTTCGAGGTCAATGGCGCCCGCCGCACGGTCGACGTGGACGGCGACCCGGCCGCCGTGGAGGTGGTCCGGGACCGCCTGGGCCTGACCGGCACCAAACTGGTCTGCGCGGGCGGAGTGTGCGGGGCCTGCACGATCCAGGTCGACGGCGTGCCCCGGGTCTCCTGCCTGACCCCCGCCGCCCGGCTGGCCGGACGGCGCGTGACGACGGTGGAGGGCCTGGCGGACCACCCCATGGCACGCGCCTTCGCCGGCGAGGACGCCCTCCAGTGCGGCTACTGCACCCCCGGGTTCGTGGTCGAGGCGGCCGCCTTCCACGACCGGTGGCGCGCCGAACACGGCCCCACCCGGCCCGGCCGTGAGCAGATCGCCGGAGCCCTCGCCGGCCACCTCTGCCGCTGCGGCGCCTACGAGGGCATCCTCAGGGCGGTGGCCGCGGCCTGCGCCGGCGACTACGACACGGCACCGGCCGGCAGCCAGGCGCCGGCCGTCCCGCGCACCGAAGCCCCCGAGAAGGCCGGCGGATCGGCCCGCTACACCACGGACCTGTACCCCGACGGCCTGCTGGAGGGCTTGATCATCCGCTCGCCGCACGCCCACGCGCACGTACGCTCCCTCGAAGCCGGCGACCTGCCCTTCGTACCGCTGCTGCCCCCCGACGGCGTGGTGCGGTACGTCGGGCAGCCCGTCGCCGCCGTCGCCGCCCCCGGCCGGGCCGCCGCCCGAGCCGCCGCCGCGCGCGTCACGGTGGACTACGAAGTGCTCCCGGCGGCCCTGGACGCCGGCCTGGCCCGCACCGGCGAGGGCCCGCTGGTCTACGAGGACAAGGCGGCCCGCAAACGGGCGCCCGGGGCAGGTGAGACACCCCAGCTGGTGCCCGCCCGGTGGCGCGGCAACCTGAGGGGCCCGTCCGCCATGAGCAAGCGGCCCGCCACCGCCGTACGCCGCATCCGGGAGGCCCGCACCAACAGCCCCGAAAGGGTCGTGGAAGGCGTGTTCACCACCGCCGCGCAGACCCACACCCCGCTCGAACCGCACGCCTGCCTCGCCCACTGGGCCGACGGCACCCTCCACCTCCAGGTCTCCACCCAGTCGGTGCAGCGCGTGGCCGAACTCGCCGCCGAACGCTTCGGCCTGCCCCCCGAACGGGTCGTGGCCCGCGCCGTCCACGTGGGCGGCGGCTTCGGCTGCAAGATGGGCCTGACCCCGGACGTCGTCGCCGCCGCCGAACTGGCCCGGCTGCACGGAGCACCCGTACGGGTCGTACTCGACCGCGACGAGGAACTCACCGACGGCGGCTACCGGCCCGGCACCCGGATCCGGCTGGCGATGGCCGCGGACGCGGCCGGCGAGCTGAGCGCGCTGGCCATGGACGCGGACCACGACGGCGGGGTCTCGGTGGGCGGCTCCGTGGCGGCACTGGCCCGGTTCATGTACGGCAAGGCCCCCCGCCGGCTCCGCGACTTCGACACCGTCACCCACCGGCCCCCCGGCGCCCCCTTCCGCGGCCCCGGCGGACCCACCCTGTGCTGGGCCCTGGAACAGGCCGTCGACGAGATGGCCCGCCGCCTCGGCCAGGACCCGATCGCCCTGCGCCGCCGCTGGGACGGCAACCCGAAGCGGCACGCCCTGTACGAGCGGGCCGCGGCCCTGCCCGTCTGGTCCGGCCCCCGCGGCGGCACCGGGCGCTTCCGCCGTGGCGTCGGCGTCGCGGCCGGCAACTGGCTGTACTTCCTCGACCCCGTCACCGAAGTCGAACTCACCGTCGACGACGGCACCGTCGTCGCACGCTGCGCCGTACAGGACATGGGCACCGGCTCGCGGACCGTGCTGCGCCGGGCCGTCGCCGACGCCCTCGGCCTGTCGCAGACGCGCGTACGCGCCGAGATCGGCCACAGCGACGCCGTCCACGGCCCCGTCTCCGGCGGCAGCCGCACCACACCCTCCCTCGTGCCCGCCGCCCTCGACGCCGCCGCCCGGCTGCGCGACGCCCTCGGCGGCTCCGACGTCGCCGCCCGGCTCGACGCGGCACACGGGGTACGGGTGACCGGCCGGCGCCCGCGCGACCGCCGCGGCTTCGTCACCCCCTTCGCCGTGGGCGGTTTCGCCGTCGGCCGCGGCTTCACCGGATCGGTGCAGGTCGCCGAGGTCGAGGTCGACACCCGCCTCGGCCGGATCCGCCCCCTCAGCGTCTGGAGCGGCATCGCAGCCGGCCGCATCCACGAGGACCGGCTGGCCCGCGGCCAGTGCGAGGGCGCCGTCATCCAGGGCATCGGCTACGCCCTGTACGAGGAACGGCGCGCCGACCCCGTCACCGGCCGGGTGCTGACCGAGAACCTGGAGGACTACCGCATCCCGGGAATCGGCGACACCCCCGAGATCACCGTCCACTTCCACCAGGAGGGCTTCGAGCACGTCCCGGGCCGCGGTGTCGGCCTCGGCGAGATCGCCACCCTGCCCACGGCCGCGTGCCTGGCCAACGCGGTCCGCGACGCGACCGGCTGGCGCCCGTACGACATGCCCATCCGCCCCGACCGGCTCCTGGAAGGACTGCGTACGTGA
- a CDS encoding CE1759 family FMN reductase gives MKIVVVSAGLSSPSSTRLLADRLAAATLEHVDAETEVVELRDLATQIAQHLVTGFPSARLAAALDAVAAADGLIAVTPVFAASYSGLFKSFFDVIDKNALTGKPVLLGATGGTARHSLVTEHALRPLFTYLRALVLPTAVYAASEDWGGEGLAQRITRAGAELARFTAAGTAATVAAPAVQHAGPGGAVDVDTAAAIAPRSLTGAITSVDPAEGFVTVPFEQRLAALRVP, from the coding sequence ATGAAGATCGTCGTCGTATCGGCCGGGCTGAGCTCGCCCTCCTCCACGCGACTGCTCGCCGACCGGCTCGCCGCCGCGACCCTGGAGCACGTCGACGCCGAGACCGAGGTCGTCGAGCTGCGGGACCTGGCGACACAGATCGCCCAGCACCTCGTCACCGGATTCCCGTCCGCCCGGCTGGCCGCCGCACTCGACGCGGTGGCCGCCGCGGACGGGCTGATCGCCGTGACACCGGTGTTCGCGGCCTCGTACAGCGGACTGTTCAAGTCGTTCTTCGACGTCATCGACAAGAACGCCCTCACCGGCAAACCGGTGCTCCTGGGCGCGACAGGCGGCACGGCCCGGCACTCCCTCGTCACCGAACACGCCCTGCGCCCGCTCTTCACCTACCTGCGCGCCCTCGTCCTGCCGACCGCCGTGTACGCGGCCTCCGAGGACTGGGGCGGGGAAGGGTTGGCCCAGCGGATCACCCGCGCGGGCGCAGAGCTGGCACGCTTCACGGCCGCCGGCACGGCCGCCACAGTCGCGGCCCCGGCCGTCCAGCACGCCGGCCCGGGTGGCGCCGTCGACGTGGACACCGCCGCCGCCATCGCCCCCCGCTCGCTGACCGGGGCCATCACGTCCGTGGACCCGGCGGAGGGCTTCGTGACCGTGCCCTTCGAGCAACGCCTGGCCGCACTGCGCGTCCCCTGA
- a CDS encoding WhiB family transcriptional regulator: protein MSDVSRLPGLAEHHWAWQTEAACRGMGSRTFFHPAGERGEDRAARDQAAKEICARCPVRAACLRHALDTGEAYGVWGGLTTEERRAHAARRTVGTAA, encoded by the coding sequence ATGTCCGACGTGTCCCGACTCCCGGGCCTGGCCGAGCACCACTGGGCGTGGCAGACGGAAGCGGCCTGCCGGGGCATGGGTTCGCGCACGTTCTTCCACCCGGCGGGGGAGCGCGGAGAGGACCGCGCCGCCCGCGACCAGGCGGCCAAGGAGATATGCGCCCGCTGCCCGGTGCGAGCCGCATGCCTGCGCCATGCGCTGGACACCGGAGAGGCGTACGGGGTGTGGGGCGGGCTCACCACGGAGGAACGCCGCGCCCACGCGGCGCGCCGGACCGTGGGCACGGCAGCCTGA
- a CDS encoding ribosome-inactivating family protein, protein MFIELYMELRPHHAGPRIIGFRNTFENGQAPPEAYVRHVRDTAPPPGIRRTQELPFGGRRRDLMAAAGVRGPGILLGRRPLGDAVMWLHRNRDPKSTAHGMLVLSVMLCDAARFPALADAMSRIWMTGGRLTDAVGAGKSSNRHQSKGVGAPKKERGPLRGLVSTPYDLRFPSRGSTEQERM, encoded by the coding sequence TTGTTCATCGAGCTCTACATGGAGCTCCGCCCGCACCACGCGGGCCCCCGCATCATCGGATTCCGCAACACCTTCGAGAACGGGCAGGCCCCGCCCGAAGCCTACGTCCGCCACGTGCGGGACACGGCCCCCCCACCCGGCATCCGCCGCACGCAGGAACTGCCGTTCGGCGGCCGGCGCCGCGACCTGATGGCGGCCGCGGGCGTACGGGGCCCGGGAATCCTCCTGGGGCGCCGCCCCCTGGGCGACGCGGTCATGTGGCTGCACCGGAACCGTGATCCGAAATCCACCGCGCACGGAATGCTCGTGCTCTCGGTGATGCTCTGCGACGCCGCCCGATTTCCCGCACTGGCCGATGCGATGTCACGCATCTGGATGACCGGGGGAAGGCTGACGGACGCAGTGGGCGCCGGAAAATCTTCAAACAGACACCAATCCAAAGGCGTCGGGGCGCCGAAGAAGGAACGAGGCCCTCTCCGGGGGCTCGTTTCCACCCCGTACGATCTGCGATTCCCGTCCCGGGGATCAACGGAACAGGAGCGAATGTGA
- a CDS encoding M20 metallopeptidase family protein, producing MTSAAFEGLLADARAALPAMVALRRRIHRHPETGAHLPRTQQAVLEALDGLGLHVAAGVGLSSVTARLEGDRPGRTVLLRADMDALPMEEDTGLDFSSAVPGAMHACGHDMHTAMLVGAARLLAARRPQLAGGVVFMFQPAEEVGGGARHMIDEGVLETADGGRVAAAFALHVTTRFAAGTLHLRPGPTFAASDGLHVTVRGRGGHASAPHRALDPVPVACEIVQALQTMVTRTVDVFDPAVVTVASIHAGTTGNVIPETAEIHGTFRTLTPATRQSVRDGITRIARHVAAAHGAQAEVTLTEGYPPVVNDPARTAALHEAAAALLGPGRVHRLPVPIMGAEDFSYVLQQVPGAMAFLGACPPGTPPAQAPDIHSNRVVFEEDAMAVGAAVHAAAALHTATHPRDGDGDGAGAQRPVT from the coding sequence ATGACGTCGGCCGCCTTCGAGGGGCTGCTCGCCGATGCGCGCGCCGCCCTGCCCGCCATGGTGGCGCTGCGCCGCCGCATCCACCGCCACCCCGAGACCGGCGCGCACCTGCCCCGCACACAGCAGGCGGTCCTGGAGGCCCTGGACGGGCTGGGCCTGCACGTGGCGGCAGGGGTGGGCCTGAGTTCCGTCACCGCACGCCTCGAAGGCGACCGGCCGGGCCGCACGGTGCTGCTGCGCGCCGACATGGACGCGCTGCCCATGGAGGAGGACACCGGCCTCGACTTCTCCTCCGCGGTTCCCGGGGCCATGCACGCGTGCGGACACGACATGCACACCGCCATGCTCGTCGGGGCGGCCCGGCTGCTCGCGGCCCGCCGCCCCCAACTGGCCGGCGGCGTCGTCTTCATGTTCCAGCCCGCGGAGGAAGTCGGCGGCGGCGCCCGGCACATGATCGACGAAGGGGTACTGGAGACCGCCGACGGCGGACGTGTCGCGGCCGCCTTCGCCCTCCACGTCACCACACGCTTCGCCGCCGGCACCCTCCACCTGCGGCCCGGACCCACCTTCGCCGCGTCCGACGGGCTGCACGTGACCGTACGCGGCCGTGGCGGACACGCCTCCGCCCCGCACCGGGCCCTCGACCCCGTCCCCGTCGCCTGCGAGATCGTCCAGGCCCTGCAGACCATGGTCACGCGGACGGTCGACGTCTTCGACCCGGCCGTGGTCACCGTCGCCTCGATCCACGCCGGCACCACGGGCAACGTCATCCCCGAGACCGCCGAGATCCACGGAACCTTCCGCACCCTCACGCCCGCCACCCGGCAGTCGGTGCGTGACGGCATCACCCGTATCGCCCGACACGTCGCCGCCGCCCACGGAGCACAGGCCGAGGTCACCCTGACCGAGGGCTACCCGCCCGTCGTCAACGACCCCGCCCGCACGGCAGCTCTCCACGAGGCCGCGGCCGCGCTCCTCGGCCCCGGCAGGGTCCACCGCCTGCCCGTGCCGATCATGGGCGCCGAGGACTTCTCGTACGTCCTGCAACAAGTGCCGGGCGCGATGGCCTTCCTCGGGGCGTGTCCGCCCGGCACCCCACCGGCGCAGGCCCCCGACATCCACTCCAACCGCGTGGTCTTCGAGGAGGACGCCATGGCCGTCGGCGCCGCCGTCCACGCGGCCGCGGCCCTGCACACCGCAACCCACCCCCGCGATGGTGACGGTGATGGCGCGGGCGCCCAGCGCCCCGTCACCTGA
- a CDS encoding DoxX family protein, translating into MSCINRRDLALLALRAGTGAVLMAHGTQKLFGWFGGAGLDKTAAAMEHMGYTPGRQSALAAGLGETGGGALLALGLATPAAGAAAAGAMAGAVAVHAPAGFFAQGGGFEYPAFLGFTAAAIGLAGPGRYSLDHATGHTFDQRWMLALAFAASGLAAAAVVMKRAQDQADQDVRQEE; encoded by the coding sequence ATGAGCTGCATCAACCGACGCGATCTCGCGCTGCTGGCGCTACGGGCCGGAACCGGAGCGGTGCTGATGGCACACGGCACGCAGAAGCTGTTCGGGTGGTTCGGCGGCGCCGGACTCGACAAGACCGCGGCCGCGATGGAGCACATGGGCTACACCCCGGGCCGGCAGAGCGCCCTGGCCGCGGGACTCGGCGAGACCGGCGGCGGGGCACTGCTCGCCCTGGGCCTCGCCACGCCGGCGGCCGGCGCCGCGGCCGCCGGAGCCATGGCGGGCGCCGTCGCCGTACACGCCCCCGCCGGCTTCTTCGCCCAGGGCGGCGGGTTCGAGTATCCGGCGTTCCTCGGGTTCACCGCCGCCGCCATCGGCCTCGCCGGACCCGGCCGCTACTCCCTGGACCACGCCACCGGCCACACCTTCGACCAGCGGTGGATGCTGGCCCTGGCCTTCGCCGCCAGCGGCCTCGCAGCGGCGGCCGTCGTCATGAAGCGCGCACAGGACCAGGCGGACCAGGACGTGCGCCAGGAGGAGTGA
- a CDS encoding ABC transporter substrate-binding protein — translation MRHRRGAAVLAAATGLAVLTGCGAADMTRQSSPYAAAEGAKTVTLSVQSWVGAQANTAVASYLLEHELGYRVDTVQVDEVPAWDALSQGRVDAILEDWGHPEQEKRYVEGKKTITRGGDLGVTGHIGWFVPTYFAQEHPDVTDWKNLDKYADRLRTPESRGKGQLMDGSPSYITNDKALVKNLDLDYEVVFAGSEAAQITQIKQFAKERKPFLTYWYEPQWLFERVPMTEVKLPEYTEGCADDPEKVACAYPHTPLQKYLNTRFAESGGEAADFLKKFHWTKEQQNEVSLMIAEEKLSPQQAAKKWVERNEAVWKPWLT, via the coding sequence ATGCGCCACCGCCGCGGCGCGGCCGTCCTCGCCGCCGCCACCGGACTCGCCGTCCTCACCGGCTGCGGGGCCGCCGACATGACCCGCCAGTCCTCTCCGTACGCCGCCGCCGAAGGGGCGAAGACCGTCACCCTCTCCGTCCAGTCGTGGGTCGGCGCCCAGGCGAACACCGCCGTCGCCTCCTACCTCCTCGAACACGAGCTGGGCTACCGCGTGGACACCGTCCAGGTCGACGAGGTCCCCGCCTGGGACGCCCTCAGCCAGGGCCGCGTCGACGCGATCCTGGAGGACTGGGGCCACCCCGAGCAGGAGAAGCGGTACGTCGAGGGCAAGAAGACCATCACCCGCGGCGGAGACCTGGGGGTGACGGGCCACATCGGCTGGTTCGTGCCGACGTACTTCGCGCAGGAGCATCCGGACGTCACCGACTGGAAGAACCTCGACAAGTACGCCGACCGGCTGCGCACACCGGAGAGCCGCGGCAAGGGCCAGCTGATGGACGGCTCACCGTCCTACATCACCAACGACAAGGCGCTGGTGAAGAACCTGGACCTGGACTACGAGGTGGTCTTCGCCGGATCCGAGGCCGCCCAGATCACCCAGATCAAGCAGTTCGCCAAGGAGCGCAAGCCCTTCCTGACGTACTGGTACGAGCCGCAGTGGCTCTTCGAGCGCGTCCCGATGACCGAGGTGAAGCTGCCGGAGTACACCGAGGGCTGCGCGGACGACCCGGAGAAGGTGGCCTGCGCCTACCCGCACACCCCGCTGCAGAAGTACCTCAACACGCGCTTCGCCGAGTCGGGTGGAGAGGCCGCCGACTTCCTGAAGAAGTTCCACTGGACGAAGGAGCAGCAGAACGAGGTCTCGCTGATGATCGCCGAGGAGAAGCTGTCCCCGCAGCAGGCGGCGAAGAAGTGGGTGGAACGCAACGAGGCCGTCTGGAAGCCCTGGCTGACCTGA
- a CDS encoding GNAT family N-acetyltransferase, producing MHLLPFSPVHATLVAGWPASAGEVALWCGRREFPVPARAVTDWQRDADLQAHVLVDGEQILGYGELWLDTEEDEVELARVIVAPGVRGTGLGRVLVRGLLARAVEAGFSDVFMRVHPDNARALRCYKGAGFAPVDPALAAAWNEAQPVGYVWLQAADTSSASHASSASDFRPFLDGGPR from the coding sequence ATGCATCTTCTCCCCTTTTCCCCTGTTCACGCCACCCTGGTGGCCGGCTGGCCCGCCTCGGCCGGCGAGGTCGCCTTGTGGTGCGGCCGCCGGGAGTTCCCCGTGCCCGCCCGGGCGGTCACCGACTGGCAGCGGGACGCCGACCTCCAGGCCCACGTCCTCGTGGACGGCGAGCAGATCCTCGGTTACGGAGAGCTCTGGCTCGACACCGAGGAGGACGAGGTCGAGCTGGCCCGCGTCATCGTGGCACCTGGTGTCCGGGGCACCGGCCTGGGCCGCGTGCTGGTCCGGGGCCTCCTCGCCCGCGCCGTCGAGGCGGGCTTCTCCGATGTCTTCATGCGCGTGCACCCGGACAACGCGAGAGCCCTGCGGTGCTACAAGGGGGCCGGCTTCGCCCCCGTCGACCCCGCCCTCGCCGCGGCCTGGAACGAGGCCCAGCCGGTCGGCTACGTGTGGCTTCAGGCAGCCGACACCTCCTCCGCCTCCCACGCCTCCTCCGCCTCCGACTTCCGCCCCTTCCTCGACGGCGGCCCACGCTGA
- a CDS encoding LLM class flavin-dependent oxidoreductase: MQFGIFTVGDVTADPTTGRVPSEHERIKAMLAIAQKAEEVGLDVFATGEHHNPPFVPSSPTTMLGYIAARTENLILSTSTTLITTNDPVKIAEDFAMLQHVADGRVDVMTGRGNTGPVYPWFGKDIRDGIDLAIENYALLRRLWDEDSVTWKGKFRTPLQSFTSTPRPLDGVAPFVWHGSIRSPEIAEQAAYYGDGFFHNNIFWPASHTEQMVNLYRRRYAHYGHGTPEQAVVGLGGQVFMRRNSQDAVREFRPYFDNAPVYGHGPSLEEFTSQTPLTVGSPQQVIERTLSFRDYVGDYQRQLFLMDHAGLPLKTVLEQLDLLGEEVVPVLRKEFANLRAPGVPDAPTHSARVAAAAARKAPQHENTSQQQTQEAQA; the protein is encoded by the coding sequence ATGCAGTTCGGAATCTTCACCGTCGGCGACGTCACGGCCGATCCGACAACCGGACGCGTGCCCAGCGAGCACGAACGCATCAAGGCGATGCTCGCCATCGCGCAGAAGGCGGAGGAGGTCGGCCTCGACGTCTTCGCAACCGGCGAGCACCACAACCCGCCGTTCGTGCCCTCCTCGCCGACGACCATGCTCGGCTACATCGCCGCCCGCACCGAGAACCTCATCCTGTCGACCTCGACGACGCTGATCACCACGAACGACCCGGTGAAGATCGCCGAGGACTTCGCGATGCTCCAGCACGTCGCGGACGGCCGCGTCGACGTGATGACGGGCCGCGGCAACACCGGACCGGTCTACCCCTGGTTCGGCAAGGACATCCGCGACGGCATCGACCTCGCCATCGAGAACTACGCGCTCCTGCGCCGCCTCTGGGACGAGGACTCCGTCACCTGGAAGGGCAAGTTCCGTACCCCGCTGCAGTCCTTCACCTCCACTCCCCGCCCCCTCGACGGCGTCGCCCCCTTCGTCTGGCACGGCTCCATCCGCTCGCCGGAGATCGCCGAGCAGGCCGCCTACTACGGCGACGGCTTCTTCCACAACAACATCTTCTGGCCGGCCTCCCACACCGAGCAGATGGTGAACCTCTACCGCCGCCGCTACGCCCACTACGGCCACGGCACCCCCGAGCAGGCCGTCGTCGGCCTCGGCGGCCAGGTGTTCATGCGCAGGAACTCGCAGGACGCGGTGCGCGAGTTCCGCCCGTACTTCGACAACGCGCCGGTCTACGGCCACGGCCCGTCCCTGGAGGAGTTCACCTCCCAGACGCCGCTGACCGTCGGCTCGCCCCAGCAGGTCATCGAGCGGACCCTGTCCTTCCGGGACTACGTGGGCGACTACCAGCGCCAGCTGTTCCTGATGGACCACGCGGGCCTGCCCCTGAAGACCGTCCTGGAACAGCTCGACCTGCTCGGCGAAGAGGTCGTGCCGGTGCTGCGCAAGGAGTTCGCGAACCTGCGCGCCCCCGGCGTGCCCGACGCGCCGACGCACTCCGCCCGCGTGGCAGCGGCGGCGGCCCGAAAGGCCCCGCAGCACGAGAACACCTCGCAGCAGCAGACGCAGGAGGCACAGGCATGA
- a CDS encoding FAD binding domain-containing protein — protein sequence MSTEPDLTDLSATVRARGGELRAGGTDTGARQRSGVSTGPFTDLDGIADLYGARPLPGGGLRIGALTTLAALATDPQVRAGWPALAASAATAATPQIRAAGTVGGNLLQRNRCWYYRNPHVSCLQKGGSGCPAREGDHHFGVVSGGGPCVTPHPSTLAMALLTYDAEAEIHGESPRPVADLYGDGDRLHHADHLLPPDRILTAVRLPAALPGERAACHRATSRAHAEWPLVESAARLALDGATVTHAAVAAGGVARVPLRLPEVEAALIGREATPETLAEAAATVLDRCRPLPQTGYKTTLFRDTVLEALEQAAGTATAGPAR from the coding sequence GTGAGCACCGAGCCCGACCTCACCGACCTCTCGGCCACCGTACGGGCCCGCGGCGGCGAGCTGCGCGCCGGCGGCACCGACACCGGCGCCCGGCAGCGCAGCGGCGTCTCCACCGGGCCGTTCACCGACCTCGACGGCATCGCCGACCTGTACGGCGCCAGGCCGCTGCCCGGCGGCGGGCTGCGGATCGGCGCGCTGACCACCCTCGCCGCGCTCGCCACCGATCCGCAGGTACGGGCGGGCTGGCCCGCCCTCGCGGCGTCCGCCGCAACCGCGGCCACCCCGCAGATCCGCGCCGCGGGCACGGTGGGCGGCAACCTGCTGCAGCGCAACCGCTGCTGGTACTACCGCAACCCGCATGTCAGCTGCCTGCAGAAGGGCGGCTCCGGCTGCCCCGCGCGCGAGGGCGACCACCACTTCGGCGTGGTCAGCGGAGGAGGCCCCTGCGTCACCCCGCACCCGTCCACCCTGGCGATGGCCCTGCTGACCTACGACGCCGAGGCCGAGATCCACGGCGAATCCCCGCGCCCCGTCGCCGACCTGTACGGCGACGGCGACCGGCTCCACCACGCCGACCACCTGCTGCCGCCGGACCGGATCCTCACCGCCGTCCGGCTGCCCGCAGCCCTGCCCGGTGAACGCGCCGCCTGCCACCGGGCCACCAGCCGGGCCCACGCCGAGTGGCCCCTGGTCGAGTCCGCCGCCCGGCTCGCGCTGGACGGGGCAACCGTCACGCATGCCGCCGTCGCCGCGGGCGGAGTGGCCCGCGTCCCGCTGCGGCTCCCGGAGGTGGAGGCCGCGCTCATCGGCCGCGAGGCCACCCCCGAGACCCTCGCCGAGGCGGCGGCGACCGTACTGGACCGCTGCCGGCCGCTGCCGCAGACCGGCTACAAGACCACGCTGTTCCGCGACACCGTCCTGGAGGCCCTCGAACAGGCGGCCGGGACGGCCACCGCCGGCCCGGCGCGCTGA